One genomic segment of Pseudophryne corroboree isolate aPseCor3 chromosome 3 unlocalized genomic scaffold, aPseCor3.hap2 SUPER_3_unloc_19, whole genome shotgun sequence includes these proteins:
- the LOC134983574 gene encoding gastrula zinc finger protein XlCGF17.1-like — MLYPDCDIRDNDSREDSPGDNPITPIIHPALSDDPSDPGKCSSDHSDIGASVTALTVDTVFPCSIEAKCFTQNTKLITHQPAKAGERPFPCSECGKCFTLKSDLVLHERSHTGKKPFPCSECGKCFLHKSHLVRHERSHTSEKPFPCSECGKCFLEKSRLVIHERSHTGEKPFPCPECGKCFVQKSDLVTHKRSHTGEKPFLCTECGKCFLQKSHLVIHERSHTGEKPFPCSECGKCFVQKSDLVIHQRSHTGEKPFPCSECGKCFVQKSHLVRHERSHTGEKPFPCSHKRSHTCSEFEK; from the exons atgttatacccggattgtgacataagagataatgacagtagagAGGATTCTCCAGgtgataatcccattaccccaattatacatcctgcTCTATCagatgatccctctgatcctgggaaatgttcctctgatcactctgatattggtgcatctgttacagctctgacagtagatacagtgtttccctgttctatagaagccaaatgttttacacagaacacaaagcttattacccatcaaccagctaaggcaggtgagaggccatttccatgctctgaatgtgggaaatgttttacactgaaatcagatcttgttctacatgagagaagtcacacaggtaagaagccatttccatgttctgagtgtgggaaatgttttctacaTAAGTCACATCTTgtgagacatgagagaagtcacacaagcgagaaaccatttccatgttctgagtgtgggaaatgttttctagagaaatcacgtcttgttatacatgagagaagtcacacaggtgagaaaccatttccatgtcccgagtgtggaaaatgttttgtacagaaatcagatcttgttacacataagagaagtcacacaggtgagaaaccatttctatgtactgagtgtgggaaatgttttctacagaaatcacatcttgttatacatgagagaagtcacacaggtgagaaaccatttccatgttctgagtgtgggaaatgttttgtacagaaatcagatcttgttatacatcagagaagtcacacaggtgagaagccatttccatgttctgagtgcgggaaatgttttgtacagaaatcacatcttgttagacatgagagaagtcacacaggtgagaagccatttccatgttc acataagagaagtcacacatgtTCTGAGTTTGAGAAGTAA